The Ooceraea biroi isolate clonal line C1 chromosome 3, Obir_v5.4, whole genome shotgun sequence genome contains the following window.
ataaatatttatgtttaatataatgccgaaataaaattttaggaAAGAAGTCAGATAATGTTTCTTCTAAGAAAGCTATAACGTTTGACAAGAACTAGAATTTTAGAATAATTCTATATCCCATGATTAATGCATTGATTATATTCCATTTCAGATAAAATCTTCGGGCAACGCCACAAATACCGTTTCTCGCTAAATGTCACTACTATTTttaacgataattaataaaaagcacTATTCCGATATTTTTATGAGGAAATCTGACCAGAAAAAAAGTAGCCCTTGATCTATACATgagtttcataaaaatgcaggaaaaaaagatatactAACCGTCCACTAAAAGCAGATGAAGTCACGTCGGGATTATTTTTCGTCCAAGAAGTTGCAGTTGACAATGATGAACGCATCAttggaatataaaaaaagcatGTTTGTGTTAAAGGACAACTCGTGTCCATCAGGGAGTATTCATGATATGTTAAAAACGGCGTACGAGGTGTCGATTGCGGTTGATGTAACTCATCGTAATCAAATTTAGTCACGGTTCTCTCGGATTATTAGTCGTCGAATTATCGTGCGTGAGTCTGTATTAAGCGGGCACGTCTGAAAGTACCTCTTCGGCGAATATCTAGCGGATTGTCTTCACGCATGTCGTCACAGACGATCGATGTAAGTGCCGCTAATTTTCTCACACGAGCAGGTAGGTATCGGCCCACGCTCGGTGCTCGGTGAAAGAGCATTAGGTTTGCCAAACGCGTTGCCACCGTCCACGAGTGTGAACGCCTGTTCATTGTTTACAGATCGCTTATGCCGAACCGTATTATTCCACACATTTTTTCGGGTGACTGTGGATTCATGGCCGAACGGCTCGCAAAATAAGTTAACCCGGACATAACAGGAAGTAGCGGCCTATCATATGCAAATGAtggtacatatatatttattttattcaggaTGACGATCTCCCTCATACATGGAAATatacgtttaattaatattttttacttggaACTTTATATCTCACGTTGATATTTTCTATTGAATTATTTGATTCATTTTACATGTACATTATTGCCATTACATTACGGATTGTTATTTAAAAGCTTATTCAACGTtctaaaataaagtttcatattTACCAGtgaaatatgattaaataaaaaaatgcactATGAGAGAATAAAGGTTGTTCAAATATATCTGACACGCTTATctcgaaaaaaaattacaactCATGTATaccaagaatatataaaaaaagacggtatatatatatataatatataataaacttaataatattatttagtgTGAACACGTGCACTCTCGTGTGAAATTTTTAAGCAGTAACCCCCAAAAAAGAGCGTTGCTCTCTTTCCACAAGAAGTACAGAGactgtataaaaaaagcaattaaaatataaatcatgtTGTAGATCTGCGATTACGCAGATCTATAATCTCATCTTACATCTCATGCATAAACGCGGCAGTGACTCGGCAGAGACGATTCGTCGCCGAATTAAATTGAAAGCCGGTGGAACACCAGGGCGAGAGATCCATGTCGTGGCGAACTTATCTAACATCTTTCACGTTTGTAATTTATTCGAGAATCCCTGTTATTTATGCCGAAGTTGTCGCACACGAGACGCCGCTGAAGACATATATCATCTTCATACTCGTCGCGTGCGACATGCGTTACAATCACGGGGACTTGGCAAAAATCTTATGattgtatgtataatgtaatattcacCTAAGTCTAAAACCGAAAGCCGTGCCAATCTCGTGGACTGAAGGCCAGAATTCGCCGTGAGCAGGCATCATCAGTTCATAATGAGTcccgatatatatgtatataagtcCCAGCCGCCTGTTCCTCACAATGtatttcgtaataaaattaaacccGTGCGTACACGGGTTTCTAATTCTCAAATTAATTGCGCACAAGTCTAGCCTTTGTGTCCTCGTTAGTCTTATCTTGTCGAATTTCCAGCGCGCGGATATGCTCGTTAAATTAATCTGCCGCATTTGTAATCGTCCCGtcagcggcgcggcgcggatgAACAACGATGCGTAACAACTTCGGTATGCCTCGGCAGTTGTACACCGAATTTCGCCTGGTACAGCTGATAGATGCCTAAGTGTTCGCTTTTATAAACTGgtcaataaaattcttaaatgGACAgcttgagagagagaaagaaagaagataaatCCCGAGACGTTTTTGTAAAGCGACAGGTTTgagaaaaatgcatttttattatttttatattattgatattaatattatacaacaatCTCATCCGATGCTACGGTGTCATGAcgattatatcttttaatatctcaCATATATGAGATATTAAAATGTGATATGTTGCACGACGATGATTATTGTCAGCGTGGTCGTTACTTCGAGTCATCGCAACTCGgccaattaattataattatggcCGATACGTTCCGTAGACGGGGTCCCACACGTTTATCTCCTCgtaatggaataaaataaGTCATAATTCGTGCATATATCACagggaggaaaagaggaagatggagaaggaggagaaaaaagaaggaggCCATCTTTCGCCAACCTAAATACTATACACAGCATTTTTACTTTCACGTAGCAGATGAGCCAAACTCACTTGCGTTGCTTCAACGAAATGTTACGCAGTCGGTGATTAAAGTGCCGCAGACGACAGCTTATGACAATTCATCACCTGTACTTTACAGCGATAGacagcgtgcgcgcgtgttcgCCGGATGCGCGCGGGTACCATGATGAAAAATGGTATTCCACGAAATTACTGATAGGCGGGGTAATGGCTGTTCGTGCAAAACCGCGAGCCAATTAATTGCGATGCGAAAAGGTTCCCCCGTCATCCAAATATCCTGACGTAATTTTGATCTGGCGCCCGCTCATTTTTACGCTTTGTGAAATCACATCTCACATTGTCTCGAATATCAGGCAACGAGCGCGTAAAAGGATTTCTTTGGATATCAttagaagaaaaaacaaaaaaactcTGCTCTTAGAttgaaagagaattttttatccaaataataaaattgactaGATTGATTTTCTAGATTCGCAACAATGCTATATTTATGATCTatttttcaggaaaaattCTTTGTATTGCTTGTTCACACATTTTTTTGTTTGAGATAGACCGCATTTTCTTGATATGTGCGTTTTGTAACTGTTTTATGACAATGTTTGCGAaggaaaaatatgcaaaagcaattataattttactcgTGTAAGTATTTATTgtgcaaaaatatttgaatatgttAAAACAGCGTCTTTTATTCGTGGCGCGATCTATGGTGCCTTTCACTGACTCTCTGTGTCTGCTCATGATCCATTGTTAATATTCAGTTGATCATGCGATGAACGCAAATTcttattaatagaaatatcaGGAATATTCAATCctcaaaagaaaaagaactcTCTCAAGTCATGCAgtaaagatttaataaaatttactatacttttattttatttctttttctatttatctttTGTTTAAAACATAAGGCCCCGCAGAAGATCACAAGTCCCAATTCTGCTTTATCGACGGTATGAGGAAAATTGGCGAGGAATTCTGCACGAAATCAGCTAGAGGACACAAAATGATATTTCCTCTGCAAGTTTCGCACAGCTTAAATTAATAAggtcataaatatttcaataaattatttctaactGACGCACACGATTACTCACTTCTAACTCATAACtccatacatatttaaagcagAAAAGCAGGATACATCCGCTTTATACTCCTTTAGCAGATAATATCGTCGGCTGATTCGGTATTTAAATTAGCATCTGTCTGGcgctaatatttataattacgagTAACAAACAAATAGccgttataaaaatttcacagAGACACTATAAAGTCGTAATGGGAAACTCGAACTTTCGTTATCGAGCAAAAGCATTATACAAAGATAAAATGATGTGATTATCTTCGCGTCAATTTCTCGCTTCGATTCCAAATGAATCGACTTGATCACATATTCCTTCTAAgttgataaaatattccttCTAAATATTCCAAAAATCCGATTAAGATACCGGCAGTTCCGGAATCATAAGCAATTGAAAACCTTGAAATTCTCATAAATTAGATCTCAAGGATAAAACTATTAAGATAGGCCGACTTTATCTGTCTATTAACTTCGTAGATTCCATTTGACTAGACATTTAGATTGAAGCATAATTATGCCGCAAGATATCTTAATGCTGGAACTTCAAAAGTTGCGAAAAACGATGACGCCTGCTCGAGCCTTAGAGGTAAAGTCATTTTAGCCTTCGACGAGAATTATTGCGTCGCTTGCCAAATATATCCCTATTACGAAGTAATAATCGAATTGCTTGAGCAATTTACtgattttttttaagtaatcATTCTAGATCACTGACGCAACCGATTCAACAGCAGTATGACAAGCGTGCATTCCAGAATGCACCATCCAAGAGACATTGACCCCTATGCCGAATTTGTGTCTCACAGTCACATACGTGTGCGAATCAGTTTCATCAAAGACTTTCGTTTTCGCGTGTATCTACATACATATCAGAAGAACTCCAAGCACCAGACTGCCAAATAGCCTAAAGGATACGCTCGTACCAATGCGAGTCCTTCGCAACCTCATGACCTCTTTTGCTTCACTCGCCAAGAGATTATTGAAGCGCTACACAATTGTGGATACgcattagaaatttatatttcctaAAAAAGAAGGCCCGATTGATGAAACGGATTATGCACGTTTCGTCATCTCCTAAATAATTCCTCGGTGAAAAAggaattttaaattaacgtttaaattaatacattatgcAAGTAATTcggtaatttattgtaatcctTAAACAATTTCGTGTTTTACAGAGCGTTTTGTGTGAAACGATGAACGGCATGTTTGGATCTCACAATTGAAATGCACAGTAAATGCAGCACTATTATTCGGATCATTCaaagtttcaataaaatgaagcagaaaaataaatcgttcAGGATAAATCCTGTAAAGCAAGAACAATTGAAAATTGtcagaaaataagaaaaaaataaaattccggACAATCTTTCGGCTTTCTTCTGACGTTCAAGAAATGTGAGGATTGGTCCAGGCTTTCAATTATTCGCTTGCTTGGGGTTCAGGAATTCAATTGAAGAACGACAGACAGTTCGTGCGATCACCCTGTTACGCGGTCACaagataaatgataaatgaacTTGCGTATTCGGCTTGCGTTGCGTCCTCCAAGGCTTCGCGGATTTGTTACACGTTGGCTGAATTTATAACGCGCgcgaaataaacgaaaattcgCATAACGAGATCATCGGATTAATGGAATGCGGCGAAAACGCGCGTCGTATTAGGTGGTCCCGCGCTTCTCGACACTAAGGAAAATTTACGATCGTCTTAGCcaagagaatttttatttgtctctTGACACGCGAGGAATAATCCTCCGTTACGGACGTGTTTGCCACATAATATTTGCCTTGTCGCTTTTAACATTTTACAGCGATACAATGCAACTACCTTTCAAGCGCTCTTTAAAACTATGTATATTTACTACGTCTTGTGTCTTCTTATAACTCttgaattttctaaattttatcaatttatcataATGTTTTAGATTaactttcttaattaattttcagaagCAACAAACGCATCGCAGCTATTTTAGTTAGGCTAATCTTAAATTTTGTTAGTCTCAGGTAAAAGCATACCGCACGTGCTTACCTTGTGATCCCCGAAGGCAGATGGGTAAAGGATATACAGGAATTTGGATTCTCAAAGTCAATGAAAATCGAGAATTTTtatcagatatttatttattatcaattttaaatgaaaattacaagATTGTGTCTGATCGTGGAGAGGAAATGTCTGAAGAtttgagaagaaagaaagttgTCTTTGCTGTTTCCATTCGCACTATTTGATTTTCGTGTAAATCAATGGACATTGAGAAAACACAAATGTCACACTGGGGAGACATTATACCATATTTGTGGCATTCTTGCCTCGAGTCCCACTGTCAATTTCGTTAAAAATGTCGCAATGTTCACATGTGTCAACCGTGCTGGCCAGAAATCTATCAATGAGAGGGAGATTCTCACATCTGGCAAGGTTTCGGCAACACGCTATATAAAAGGCGCCTCTTCAAATCCGATTTTACAACGAGACAAACAGTCGTGATCAGCATCATGAACGCTCTGGTGAGTCTTgatactttatataaaaaattaatagaaaatttggACTAATTTGatctatatatttctttatactttCTGCAATACAACGTTTTAAATTGAGATATCTGTTACTCGGAGCGTTGAACATCGTTTATAGAGTTAAGAGAAgttacatgtatattatatatgtactcGAGCTTGTTGATTCTTCTCTTGCTTTAAATCacaatagtaaaaatatattgtatcgATTTTGAATCACAGATATCCATGTAGTAAAATGTATATGTGTTGATGCATAACGTGACTCGAATTCAGACATATTTCATCCGAACGTGCCACGTACTCCACGTTTAGTTTAAAGATATCGAAATATTCTTCGATTCTAATTAAGTTCAATGTTGCTTGCAGACGATCGTATCTCTCTGCGTGCTCGCAGTGGCTGCACTCGCTGCGCCACCAAAGCAGGACGAGCCGATCCCCATCCTGGCTTCGAGCCTGGACGGACCAAACCCGGACGGTTCATACAGCTACAGCTACCAGACCGGAAATGGCATTCAAGCGCAGGAACAGGGCCAGCTCGCTAAAATCTCCCCTACTGAAGACGCTATTCGCGTTCAGGGATCTTTCGGCTATTCCGACCCTGACGGCCAATCCATTGGTATAGGCTACATCGCCGACGAGAACGGTTTCCAACCTAAGGGTGATCATCTTCCAACCCCGCCTCCGGTTCCCGCCGGTATCCTGAGGGCCCTAGAGTACATCGCTAAACATCCCGAAGAGGACAATCTGCGGAAGTGATTACAGCGACGCTCAGAACTGAAATCATGCGGCTGACACTTGTTAGTACAAATCATTCATGTGCGAGTTAGATGTAAGAGTACAATACAGGGCAAAGTGGAGTACTTAATTATAGAAGCGGGGGGTTTTCGTGCTCCTCAGATAAAAACGAGCTCGATTCTGGATAcaatctttctttcatttttaatgtaatctaTTATACTGAAATAAATTGAGCATGAGAGATCAGTGTAATTACAGTGaatcaaaattttcaaatctgTTGTATCGGGAATCGAGCTCGTCGACACCATGCGTATCATGATACTTGGATTTTACGTGAATTCTCTGTATTCTCCCACGATTTGGCGAGTTTTGTTGCGAGAACGACATTCCGCGGAAACCACCGTCAAATTAGTACAGTCAATTAGTACCCACCATGTTAATTGCGAAACCTCGTAGCGCATGCTGTCGTAATGGCAACGTTTATATTAAACGCTGCTCGAAATAAACGTGCTTAAATCAGTCACGCGTTCCTTCtttgatgaaaatttatttgaccATTGAGCCATAAACACATCGAAGCTGTTTCGCTCATTAAAATACGTATCAATTTGCCGGCGATTTGAATAGCACGTCACTAGCTATGCGGATGAGTTCGATTCGACGAGTTCGCGATTATACGAATAATACGAATACTAAGCGATATTTAATGACGAGTCACGAGCCGCGCGTGTGTAGATTACGCAATATTGGTCACACGATGAAATAGCGAGGAACGTCAAGTGCTATCGTATCTTGGACCGTAAATTTGGCGGCGTGTTTGTCAAAGCGTGTTGTACACAcgcatttctatttttaatcttCACGTAAGCAAAATATTCTTCAATGGAATTCTCAGGAATTTATCGCGGGGAATTCCCAAAGAGAATCGCCAACGGGAGTCCTGCATCGAAATTTCAAAATGCGCACTACATTCCTGCAAAATTGTTGCGTGAATTATTCTGCATAAAAATATCCTCGAGAGTAGATTTTCGTAATTCCGGCAGAGGAACAGCAGGGGTGAGTCAGCTCCTGACAGCGGGGTGCGCGCAAATCCAAACCGCGCGACACGCTATTCCCGTGTAGCGCGTATCCTTGCGAATGCACAGAGGAGCGTGCGatttaaataagataaatgcTCGCATCTCTTTTACGGTGGGACGTGCAGCGGCTATAAAAACGAGAATTACGACATCACGTTAGCCGACGTCCGAGAGATCCGTTATTACGTTCAGGAGCTCATGTATGTCGTATTCGAGGACAGTGCATGGCGCTGTCCCGtaccgaaaaagaaaaagaaccaCCCGTGGATTAGTAAGTACAACGCGTCACGCAAAATCGCACGAGTCGATACGTCAATCCTTCGATGTGCGAGGATTTACGCGCGTCTATATTAATAGAGACATAAAATACGACGTTGCGTTAATTAAACGACCGCCACGCAATTACAAGCTGCTCGGGAGGAGGCGGtccttgaaattaatttattcctaAGGTGTTTTCCATATTCAAGGTGTACCTGTGGTCGGAAGGATTAAATCACTAGTTCGTCGGCGATGCCACGTTTCATGAATAATAGTACGAAATTACGCGGCGAGAGAAGATGCGAGCATCTGTCTCTTCTCCTgactaaattaaaaatattcttcgcGCAAGACGAGCTTCCTCAATCCCGGATTGtctcttttctttcataaaCTAATCCTATTTTGGAGCATAGTCTAAGAAATGTacgttgtaataataaaaacacatCTGGCTATCACCGAGACATAAATATGCTCTGATACAAGAACGAGATAATGtttatctcttttctttttaatttaattaaatcttcttTAATTCGTATCATTCACTTTCTATACAGCCATACGAGCTGCCTACATCTCTACAAGCCCGCACCTAGCGATATCCACGCGGGAATCTGCATACGAGTCTCGCAATCAGCGGATGCAACGATTGGATGCACCTCGAAATATCTAATCGCCAGCTCGATCATCGTAGATCTCCCGTGCTACAGTGAAATCACGCCCCAGCCAAATCTGCTTGCAATTGACAATCCTAGATATGTCGGGATAAACGATGTTGCGAACACCGcgcgattattttaaaaattgtttcatgatCGATTGTCATGGATGCAGCACGGAGCAATCGTTTCAAGAGAgtaaataagatatttcaatGTATCTGGAACATAATTAACTAGTAACGGCGCGAGTTATTCTAAATCTcgaactttatttatttagaagtTCAAACAAAATCAATTCCTATAAACGGCGTTTgatttgatatttcatttaattttctgtCTTTGTTACAGTGCACAACAATCATCCTCTAACTCTACATTCCTGTGCGAAAATCTCACTACTCTCAACTATCACGCTActgcattattataaatttaatcctCTTGTCGACAAACGCACATTTAAACGAGCAACGTTGATTAAATGTGCAAGGCCGCCTCACACATGCGCAATATCTACACAAATCTAAAGCCCACCTCCGCAGACCGACGATTTAATAGCTGAAAGGATTTGATCTGCGAGCTCGTTCATTCTCTCTGGCATCGTGAACCATGTCATTCTCCTCACGCTTCATTGCACTTGCACGATTCGGAATTCGGACCATTATAAAGGTGAAACGGTGAAATTATCTTCTAgcaggaaaaaataaaataaaactcttTCTTTTTAGAACTATCGTCATGAATAATGTGATATTCGATAAAAcgttttctatttattatatatcataaaaatatgaattttcctcgatttatttatcattcatTACTTCTTCTATAATTCTTTGAAATTCTAGTTTTTTTCtagttttttttcaaaaaattgaaTGTTTTTCCAGGTTGCTTAATATACGAGGCACtctcaaaataatttcatggTTCTGAGACGGAGTTGAGTCAGACATTGCGATTGCGCAACCGTAACTAGACCAGCGGGTCGACCGATTGCCCGTATCGATTCCTCCCAGGTATGCACGTTCGTTCTCATCTTTTGCAGTATCGCGCCCTCGCCAAGGAGAAAGTCTTCCTCGTCACGATGTTGATCTGCGCGGATTCCTTGTGCTAGTTATAGATTTTTTGACGACCCAATTGATTTTCATATCGATCTGCGCGATCGCTTAGTCACGACTACTAGatgcaataaataacaaatagatTAGAAATACTATTCCCAgaaatgtcgaaaatgcttGCAATTACTCCGTCTCGCATTTTATGATCCAATATTTCTCCAATCTACGTTTCAAGCTCTTTGATTTTATGCGTATTGTAATATATGCAAATTGGTGTTTCCAAataacttttcatttatagCTATAATTTGGAAAAGGCCGGATTAAGTGACACACTCTCGCGCGCCAAGCCTCGCGCAGTTGACCCTTTAACCAGTCACGGCGGCATTTTAACGCGACTTTATGTCTCTGGCAAATTTTCCGTTTCGCATGCAGGCGCGACCGTGTGGCAGGTGGCTTTTATGCGTCCCACCGAAAGCTTGATGAACGCGACGAAATGTATCTTATTGTTAATGTGGCACGTAAAGAAGAAACGTTAGATTTTTCTAGTAAGACTTTCGCCTCGGCGTGATTAAGCGAGACGATCATCGTGCGCATCTCTTGCGACATAATGTCATAGATCACGGATCGCACGGTTTGCACGGATCATGGATCGTGGATCATGAAGTATTCATTAGAGGAAAGCGGACAAAATACTGAAGTTGCGACAACTGTGCTGCTCCGAAAAAGCTCCATCGGTGGAgtaatttcttctattttaatGACAGATTCTTCGACGAACTTGACGACAAGGTTGACTATGATGACAAGTGTGTTGTATGTCAGATTTATGCGGTCACGTTCCGTGGATATTCCGAAAGCAATTC
Protein-coding sequences here:
- the LOC105277210 gene encoding endocuticle structural glycoprotein SgAbd-2, which produces MNALTIVSLCVLAVAALAAPPKQDEPIPILASSLDGPNPDGSYSYSYQTGNGIQAQEQGQLAKISPTEDAIRVQGSFGYSDPDGQSIGIGYIADENGFQPKGDHLPTPPPVPAGILRALEYIAKHPEEDNLRK